Within Chloracidobacterium sp., the genomic segment GCTGATTATGTACTCAAATCGGCGTGCCGACGGCGTGCTGCTTGAGGCAATGATCAAGTCCGATCCAAAGAATGACCTTGTACCTAAGCTGGTCCGAGGACTGCTCGATCATCGAACGAAGGGAGCGTGGTCAAATACACAGGAGAATGTATTTATCCTTTTGGCACTCGACAAGTATTTCAACACCTTCGAAAAAGTCACTCCTGATTTCGTGACACGGATCTGGCTCGGCAACACGTACGCCGGGGAAGATGCGTTCAAGGGACGTTCGATCGATTCAAACCAGTTGAATATCCCAATGTCATACCTGACCGATCAGGGAGGAATGTCGAACTTGATACTTGATAAACAGGGTGCGGGCCGACTTTTCTACCGCATCGGTATGAAATACGCACCGAAAAACCTAAAACTGGAGCCTGCGGATTACGGCTTCACGGTTCTTAGAAAGTATGAAGCGGTCGATGACAAAGATGATGTTAAGCAAAATGCTGACGGTACCTGGACGATCAAGGCAGGTGCCCGCGTCCGCATCCGTCTGACGATGGTCGCACAGGCTCGTCGTTATCACGTCGCTCTGGTCGACAATCTGCCGGCGGGGCTTGAGATCCTAAATCCGGGGCTTGCGGTCACGGAATCGATCCCGGGCGATCCCGGCAGCGATACTCCCGTCGTGGAATTCGGCAGTCGTTCGTTTGGATACGGTTCCTGGTGGTACCGCCAGTATTGGTTTGAACACCAGAATTTCCGCGACGAACGTGCCGAGGCGTTCACGTCGTTGCTGTGGGAGGGCGTTTATAACTACAGCTACGTTGCCAGAGCGACGACGCCGGGGCAATTCGTAGTTCCGCCCGCTAAGGCCGAGGAGATGTATCATCCTGAGACCTTTGGCAGAACCGGAACTGACTTTGTCCACGTTGAATAGGCTTTGAGCAACTGACGATCGGGCTGTCCGGAGATCCAGGTTTCCGGACGGCCCATTTTCAATTTTGACGGACAGTGTTGTGGTACTATTTTGACGTGTCGAAAAGCAGTCGAACTGAAATGGAACAGGTGAACGCAAACCACAAAAGAGTTTCGGAGATCTTAAAGATCGAAGCAGACGCGATATTACATTCGGCGATAAATCTCGATTCGGCGAGTGTCGATCTTGCGATCTCTCTATTATCCGATTGCAGCGGCAAAGTCATTGTCACCGGAGTCGGCAAATCGGGTGTGATCGCCGAAAAGATAGCCCAAACGATGACCAGCACCGGAACGATCGCTGTATTCGTGCATCCGACAGACGCATTGCACGGCGGACTTGGTGTGGTGGCTTGCGGAGATGTGGTTATCGCTCTGAGCAACTCGGGCGAGACCGAAGAGATCCTGGCCATAGTCCCGACTCTCAAACAACGCGGCATTGCGATGATCGCAATAGTCGGAAATATTAATTCCACACTTGCACGCCAATCAGATGTCTTTCTTGACGGATCAGTGGACAAAGAGGCGTGTCCGCTTAATCTTGCTCCGACCGCATCGACGACCGTCGCCCTCGCTATCGGTGACGCTCTATCGATGACGGTAATGGAATTGAAAGGGCTTACGGCGGAGGATTTTGCCGCTAATCACCCCGCGGGCCGACTTGGCAAACGCCTTACGCTGACAGTTGCGAGTCTGATGCGTACCAGTCCGAGCGTTACTCCGGACTCGAATTGGCTCGAGGTCGTCAGATCGATCTCCGATCATGCACTAGGTGCTGTAAACGTCATCGACGGCGACGGCCGGCTTTTGGGGATCGTGACAGATGGTGACCTCCGGCGAACCATCGAGCGAACTGATCCCGCGGACTTCAATGATCTTACCGCCGCGTCGATGATGACGTCCGGGCCGATACGCGCCGAACCGACGATGCTGGCCTTTGACGCATTGCGGCTTATGCAAGATCGTCCGTCACAGATCTCAGTGCTTCCGGTCGTCGATCCCGCCGGAATTTGCGTTGGCCTCCTGAGATTGCACGATGTCGTCGGCAGCGGTCTATAACCGTTCCATTTAAGAACAACGATTGGCGGTCGAAAGGCATCAATGCCACTACAAGGTTTCTGCCACAAAGTTGGACATCATATCAACGATCGATAAATGAGCGAGGTTTTACATATGTACCGCAATATCGTTACCGTCATTTTGGCGGTAATTTTGTTTTCATCTGTTGCAGTCGCCCAAAAGGCGGAGGTAACGGTCAGCCTAAACGAAGCATTTTTCGACGCGTTGCTCGACTCGATCTATCAGAACTACGATCCGCCCGAGTTTTCGGTAGCGACGACGGGCAGGACGAATATTAACGTTAGGACGAGATGGCGTGCGTTCGGAGCCCAAGGTTTAGCGTTTGCAGGCGACGATCGTAGCAGTTACATTGTTGGATCAGGTTACTGCTCCGAGACCGTAAAGATATTGCGAGAAATGGACGGAGTTCGAACTGCCGTCAGGTTTCGCGAAGGTAAGATATATGTTCCACTCGCATTTTCCGGCAATTACGCCCCGCCCTTCGTCGGGTGTGTGGAGTTTGCAGGCTGGGCCGAGACCAATATCGACCTTGAGTTCGATCAGCAGGGACAGAGGTTGATCGGCAAAGCCCGTGTGCTGAATGTAAATCTAAACGGAACGGGCGGCATTGGCGGCACATTGATCGCGAAACTCATACAGAGTTCGATCGATAAAAAGCTTAATCCCATTGAGATTCTGAGGCTCGATAAAGTCTCGTTCGGCGTTCCTATCCAAAACACCGGAAACATTCGGATGAAAGCAGTGAGCGTAGTTCCGGAAGTTGGAAATGGAGGGCTAAATATCCGCATAGGCTACGATTTCACGAAATAGCCGGAAGTTCTTCTATTCGAAATCGTGCTATGGAGCGACGATATCGTATCTATCTTATCTCCACACGTCTTAAAAGCCGCGTACTTTGCGGCTTTTTTAGTGTGGTACGGCATTTGCCATAGTCAATTGCAGGACGATGCGTAGATCGACCGAACATTTTCGAATAAGGGGTAATAAAATGAGAAAACACTTGGGAAAGACCGTAGCAGTGTCTATGCTAGCCATCTTCACGATGTGCGCGGCAGACGCTAGCGCGCAGCGTGATCGGGGACGCAGTCAGCCTTCCGATCAGGGATCACGGCAGGAAGTTAAAGATCGGCAGGACCGAGGCGAACGGAACGTGCAAAAGAGTCAACCGGCCGAGCAAAACCGTGACCGGGCCCAACGACCCGTACGAAATGAACAGCCCCAACAACAGGACCGTGGTCGTCGACCGGTATCGCAACCGCAATCGACTCCAGCACAACAAAACTTCCCGCAGCAAGATCGCGGACGCCGGCCTGTGGCGCAACCGCAGCAGGTTCAGACCCAGCAAACCTTTCCGCAACAGAATCGCCGTCCGATCGTCGATCAACCGGCACAGGTCAATCAATCGCCGCGGCAACAGGGAAATGGACGGATCAATAATGGCGAAACCCAACGCATCAATGATCGCCGTCAACAGCAGGGCACCTGGGGCACGAGCCAGAACACAAACGACCGAAGCGTCGGCGATCAACGAAATAATAACGGACGTTATCAGCAAATTGACCGCCGCCAGCAAGAGCAACTACAACAGCAGCGTGTGAACCAGTACAACCAACAATGGAAGAATTCGCAGACGATCGAGAAGCAGCGCTATCGCCAATTGCAGGAGCAGCGACGCAATGCTTATCTTCGATATCAGCAGCGATATTGGGAACGACTCCGTCGCGACCAGATCAGGCTCCAACAAGCAAGGTATTACGACAACTATTACAATAATTACCGTTACAATCGCGGCGGTAATTCCTACTACACCAGTCAATATGGGGCACAGATGCTCCGTGATGCGGTGAATAATGGTTACGAAGAGGGCTTTTACGCCGGCCAGGCAGATCGCCAGGACGGTTGGAGGTCCGACTACAATAATTCGTACGGTTATCAGGATGCCGCCTATGGCTATGACAGCTATTATGTGTCAATGGAAGAGTATAATTACTATTTCCGCGAAGGATTTCGACGGGGATACGAGGACGGCTACTACAGTCGAAATCGCTATGGTAACTACTCGAACGGCAAATACACCATACTCGGTGCGGTGATCGGTGCGATCATCGACATCATTGCCGACTAAGACGACACTCGTTCGTTTTAACGCCCCGCCGACGCATTGTTGGCGGGGCGTTTTATGCGCAAGATGCACGAAACTCAATAATCGACTATTCTTGTCTTAATGAAAGCTCCGCTAGTTGCCATCATCGGCCGGCCGAATGTCGGAAAATCAACCCTTTTCAATCGCCTCACCGGTAGCCGAAAGGCTATCGTCGGCGATGAACCCGGGATCACGCGCGACCGTATGTTCGGTGAGGTCGAATGGAAAGCCCAAATGTTTCGCCTCGTCGACACCGGCGGTATCGTGCCTGATGACGACGCGATCATCCCTGCGAATATATTCAAGCAAGCATCGCACGCGATCGAAGAGTCAGTTGCCATTATATGGGTTCTTGACACGCGTGCCGGCATCACTCCACTTGATGAAGAGCTCGGAGTTTTGCTCAGAAATACCGGAAAGCCGATAATCATTGCTGCCAACAAGGTCGAGTCACGTACCGTTGAGAATGAGGCCGGCGAATTCTACCAATTTGGTTTTGAAATGTCGCCGATCTCTGCCGAACACGGGACCGGCGTCGGCGATCTGCTTGACCTGGTTTTTGATCACCTTGTTTTTGAAGATGAGAATGACGAAGCCGAAAAGCCTAGAGAGATCAGACTCGCTATCATCGGGCGGCCTAATGTCGGTAAGTCGTCGTTGCTGAATAAACTGCTTGGCGAAGAGCGCGTTATCGTATCGCCGATCGCCGGTACGACGCGTGATGCGATCGATACGTATCTGACCGCCGATGGTAAGGACTATATGATCATCGATACCGCGGGAATAAGACGTAAAGGCAAAACCACCGAGATGGCAGAAAAGCTGTCTGTCATAATGGCCCGAAAAGCTCTGGAACGGGCCGACGTTGCGATCATTGTCATCGATGCTGTCGAGGGTGTTACAAACCTTGATGCTAATATTGCGGGTTATGCTGTCGACTCCGGATGCTCGGTGATCATTGTTGTCAATAAATGGGACGCGCTCGAAGAAAAAGAGACCAATACGATCTACGAATTTGAACGAACGCTCCGAATGGCGATGAAATTCCTCGATTGGGCACCGATCGTTACCATATCTGCATTGACCGGACAGCGAGTGACCAAGATCTTGCCGCTTGTGGCACAGGCCCACGCCGCACGAAATTTGCGTATCCAGACCTCAAGGCTAAATAGATTTTTCGAAGATTCCATCTCTCAGCCAAAAGGCGGAACAGCCCCGGCACCCGTAAAGGGAGGATTTTCGCGTCTCAAGGTTCAGTTTTTGACGCAGGCCGGTATCCGACCGCCGCTATTCATTCTCTTCACGTCCGGCGGTAACAAGGCCGGGCTTCATTTCTCATATTTGAGATATATTGAAAACCAGTTGCGGAGTGAATTTGACTTCTTTGGAACGCCGGTCCGTCTTGTGGAGCGACATAAGATGCGAGAGAAAAAGTAAATAGTCGGCGTTCTGAAACTTGCATTCGCAGGACTTAATTGCTATCCAATACGAACCACTTTTGAATG encodes:
- a CDS encoding KpsF/GutQ family sugar-phosphate isomerase translates to MEQVNANHKRVSEILKIEADAILHSAINLDSASVDLAISLLSDCSGKVIVTGVGKSGVIAEKIAQTMTSTGTIAVFVHPTDALHGGLGVVACGDVVIALSNSGETEEILAIVPTLKQRGIAMIAIVGNINSTLARQSDVFLDGSVDKEACPLNLAPTASTTVALAIGDALSMTVMELKGLTAEDFAANHPAGRLGKRLTLTVASLMRTSPSVTPDSNWLEVVRSISDHALGAVNVIDGDGRLLGIVTDGDLRRTIERTDPADFNDLTAASMMTSGPIRAEPTMLAFDALRLMQDRPSQISVLPVVDPAGICVGLLRLHDVVGSGL
- the der gene encoding ribosome biogenesis GTPase Der, translating into MKAPLVAIIGRPNVGKSTLFNRLTGSRKAIVGDEPGITRDRMFGEVEWKAQMFRLVDTGGIVPDDDAIIPANIFKQASHAIEESVAIIWVLDTRAGITPLDEELGVLLRNTGKPIIIAANKVESRTVENEAGEFYQFGFEMSPISAEHGTGVGDLLDLVFDHLVFEDENDEAEKPREIRLAIIGRPNVGKSSLLNKLLGEERVIVSPIAGTTRDAIDTYLTADGKDYMIIDTAGIRRKGKTTEMAEKLSVIMARKALERADVAIIVIDAVEGVTNLDANIAGYAVDSGCSVIIVVNKWDALEEKETNTIYEFERTLRMAMKFLDWAPIVTISALTGQRVTKILPLVAQAHAARNLRIQTSRLNRFFEDSISQPKGGTAPAPVKGGFSRLKVQFLTQAGIRPPLFILFTSGGNKAGLHFSYLRYIENQLRSEFDFFGTPVRLVERHKMREKK